The Rhodopirellula bahusiensis genome has a window encoding:
- the surE gene encoding 5'/3'-nucleotidase SurE has product MQRNAILLTNDDGIDAPGLLAMHRAISDWILSTGNTHRYDITVVAPDRGRSECGHSVTTTRDLSVTETQAGWFAVDGTPVDCVRSAMTVLCPNASLVFSGINAGANVGVDLLVSGTFAAAREAALHGVHSMAVSHYRHPDVPKTWDHTGRWLKPVLDSFIRDTSSTGGGNHELSEDERDHRPGQLWNVNLPAIDPDTDLPPMFDCDVERKPMQRAGSLKKQTEIGSSSQSATDASSRPSLVNQQPIQIQSDFHGRPRSSGTDVERCFSGNLTISRISPYPA; this is encoded by the coding sequence ATGCAACGCAACGCGATTCTGTTGACCAACGATGATGGGATTGATGCACCAGGATTGCTGGCGATGCATCGTGCCATTTCCGATTGGATTCTTTCGACCGGGAACACCCACCGTTATGACATCACGGTGGTCGCGCCAGATCGAGGTCGCAGCGAGTGTGGGCACAGTGTCACGACCACTCGAGATCTCTCCGTCACGGAAACACAAGCCGGATGGTTCGCTGTTGACGGAACACCGGTCGATTGTGTTCGGTCGGCCATGACCGTGTTGTGTCCCAACGCTTCGCTGGTTTTTTCAGGGATCAATGCGGGTGCGAACGTGGGAGTCGATTTGCTGGTCAGCGGAACATTCGCGGCGGCCCGCGAAGCGGCTTTGCATGGCGTTCACAGCATGGCGGTCTCGCACTACCGACATCCCGATGTGCCGAAGACTTGGGATCACACGGGCCGTTGGCTCAAGCCAGTTTTGGATTCGTTCATCCGTGACACCTCTTCGACCGGTGGTGGCAATCACGAACTCTCAGAAGATGAACGTGACCATCGACCGGGACAGTTGTGGAACGTCAATTTGCCAGCAATCGATCCTGACACGGACCTGCCGCCGATGTTCGATTGCGACGTGGAGCGAAAACCGATGCAGCGGGCTGGATCGCTGAAGAAGCAGACCGAGATCGGTTCCAGTTCTCAATCTGCGACGGATGCGAGCTCAAGACCGTCCCTGGTGAATCAGCAACCAATACAAATTCAGTCGGACTTTCATGGTCGGCCCAGATCATCCGGAACCGATGTCGAACGCTGCTTTTCGGGCAACTTGACGATCAGTCGGATCAGTCCCTATCCCGCCTGA
- a CDS encoding carbon storage regulator, whose amino-acid sequence MLVLSRKEGEKLVIGDNIVITVNRIAGNRVAIGIEAPREVSIVRGELDERDSVARASKDKAGAPNSAMLEHDIAVAGQAER is encoded by the coding sequence ATGTTGGTACTCAGTCGAAAAGAAGGCGAAAAATTGGTCATCGGTGACAACATCGTGATCACCGTCAACCGAATCGCTGGCAATCGCGTTGCCATTGGCATCGAAGCTCCTCGCGAAGTTTCCATCGTGCGAGGCGAATTGGACGAACGCGACAGCGTTGCACGAGCCAGCAAAGACAAAGCGGGTGCTCCTAACTCGGCGATGCTCGAACATGACATTGCCGTCGCCGGACAAGCCGAACGTTGA